One part of the Rhodococcus oxybenzonivorans genome encodes these proteins:
- a CDS encoding M48 family metallopeptidase encodes MYPDNGQNWGHVHPGHLPASRQPQWNSGMGWTPPPLPAPGLMPNDRPARHSWEIPLLVCAVALTVVAYTAAIVSLVLGVVSTWVVVVLVAPILIAIARGQLYGSQQVNGIKMTPTQFPDGYRMVAEAAARFGMAEPPDAYVVLGNGRINAFASGHGFRRFVVVYSDLFEIGGEAREPDALAFIIGHEVGHIAAGHASYWRQLGQFAANYIPVVGSALFRSMEYTADNHGFCVRPQGARGAMGVLGAGKYLVSVVGFDELADRATTERGFFPWFVNLLSGHPVLTWRAAALRNRTRHGHLFVKPGQIYRDPQQLQYAIDPAGPARM; translated from the coding sequence ATGTATCCCGATAACGGACAGAACTGGGGACACGTGCATCCGGGACACCTGCCGGCATCCAGGCAGCCGCAGTGGAACAGCGGAATGGGATGGACACCTCCCCCGCTGCCCGCCCCGGGGTTGATGCCGAACGACCGCCCGGCGCGGCATTCGTGGGAGATTCCGCTTCTGGTGTGCGCCGTCGCCCTCACGGTCGTGGCCTACACGGCGGCGATCGTGTCGCTCGTACTCGGTGTGGTCTCCACCTGGGTTGTGGTCGTGCTCGTCGCCCCGATTCTCATCGCCATCGCTCGCGGACAGTTGTACGGCTCGCAACAGGTGAACGGCATCAAGATGACGCCCACCCAGTTCCCGGACGGATACCGCATGGTGGCCGAGGCGGCGGCACGGTTCGGTATGGCCGAGCCGCCCGACGCCTATGTGGTGCTCGGGAACGGCCGGATCAACGCATTCGCGTCCGGGCACGGATTCCGACGTTTCGTCGTGGTGTACAGCGACCTCTTCGAGATCGGTGGGGAGGCACGCGAACCGGACGCTCTCGCCTTCATCATCGGCCACGAGGTGGGACACATCGCGGCGGGTCACGCCTCCTACTGGCGGCAGCTGGGACAGTTCGCGGCCAACTACATTCCCGTCGTCGGATCGGCGCTGTTCCGGTCCATGGAGTACACCGCGGACAATCACGGCTTCTGCGTGCGGCCCCAGGGCGCTCGCGGCGCGATGGGCGTCCTCGGTGCGGGCAAATACCTCGTCAGCGTCGTCGGCTTCGACGAGCTCGCCGATCGGGCCACCACCGAACGCGGTTTCTTTCCGTGGTTCGTCAATCTGCTGTCCGGACATCCGGTTCTCACCTGGCGTGCGGCGGCGCTGCGTAACCGCACCCGACACGGGCATCTCTTCGTCAAGCCCGGCCAGATCTACCGCGATCCACAGCAGCTGCAGTACGCGATCGACCCGGCCGGGCCCGCCCGGATGTGA
- a CDS encoding ribose-5-phosphate isomerase: MRVYLGADHAGFERKNEIIDHLTATGHEAVDCGAHVYDAVDDYPAFCIEAARRVVEDEGSLGIVLGGSGNGEQIAANKVPGARCALAWSVETAQLARQHNNAQLIGIGGRMHSLEETLAMVDAFLTTEWSNEERHQRRIDILAEYEKTGVAPALPEA; the protein is encoded by the coding sequence ATGCGCGTATACCTGGGTGCCGACCATGCCGGATTCGAACGTAAGAACGAGATCATCGACCACCTCACCGCCACCGGTCACGAGGCCGTCGACTGCGGTGCTCACGTCTACGACGCCGTCGACGACTACCCCGCCTTCTGCATCGAGGCGGCTCGCCGGGTGGTCGAGGACGAGGGCAGTCTCGGCATCGTTCTGGGCGGGAGCGGCAACGGCGAGCAGATCGCAGCGAACAAGGTGCCCGGCGCCCGCTGCGCGCTCGCGTGGAGCGTGGAGACGGCTCAGTTGGCGCGTCAGCACAACAACGCCCAGCTGATCGGGATCGGCGGACGCATGCACTCACTCGAGGAGACCCTGGCGATGGTCGACGCCTTTCTCACCACGGAGTGGTCGAACGAGGAGCGGCACCAGCGCCGGATCGACATCCTCGCCGAGTACGAGAAGACCGGCGTCGCCCCGGCATTGCCCGAGGCCTGA
- a CDS encoding Fpg/Nei family DNA glycosylase: protein MPEGPTLHRLARLHQRRFGRAPVRVSSPQGRFAEEAAILDGRVLLKAEAWGKHLWHHYEGGFAVHVHLGLYGTFTEAPVPMDPPVGQVRMRMVGAEFGTDLRGPTACELHDELQVAAVEARLGPDPLRKDADPEKAWNRISSSKTAIGALLMDQAVVAGIGNVYRAEVLFRHSIHPERPGRELSHDEWDAVWADLVDLMKLSVRRGQIHVVRPEDDHGEPPYAKGRPRTYVYRRAGEPCRICKTAVAHSVMKGRNLFWCPTCQPS from the coding sequence ATGCCCGAGGGCCCCACACTTCACCGGCTGGCGCGCTTGCATCAACGCCGATTCGGCCGTGCTCCGGTGCGGGTGTCCAGCCCGCAGGGCAGGTTCGCGGAAGAGGCGGCGATTCTCGACGGGCGCGTCCTCCTGAAGGCGGAGGCGTGGGGCAAGCATTTGTGGCACCACTACGAGGGCGGGTTCGCCGTCCACGTTCACCTCGGTCTCTACGGCACCTTCACGGAGGCGCCCGTTCCGATGGACCCGCCGGTGGGCCAGGTCCGGATGCGGATGGTCGGTGCCGAGTTCGGCACCGACCTTCGGGGTCCCACCGCGTGTGAATTGCACGACGAACTTCAGGTCGCCGCTGTGGAGGCCAGGCTCGGACCTGATCCACTCCGCAAGGACGCCGATCCCGAGAAGGCGTGGAATCGGATCTCCTCGTCGAAGACGGCAATTGGAGCCCTGCTCATGGACCAAGCCGTCGTCGCAGGAATCGGCAACGTCTACCGGGCGGAGGTGCTCTTCCGGCATTCGATCCACCCCGAGCGGCCCGGCCGCGAGCTGTCCCACGACGAGTGGGACGCAGTGTGGGCCGATCTCGTCGACCTCATGAAGCTGTCGGTGCGCCGCGGTCAGATTCATGTGGTCCGGCCCGAAGACGACCACGGCGAACCGCCCTACGCGAAGGGGCGTCCCCGCACCTATGTCTATCGTCGGGCAGGGGAGCCGTGCCGGATCTGTAAAACAGCGGTTGCCCATTCGGTCATGAAGGGGCGCAACCTCTTCTGGTGTCCCACCTGCCAGCCGTCCTGA